The following coding sequences are from one Aeromicrobium duanguangcaii window:
- the tpiA gene encoding triose-phosphate isomerase, with product MTRTPLMAGNWKSNLNHQEAVVLVQKLAWTLSDKKHDYAKSEVVVIPPFTDLRSVQTLIDGDKLPIGYGAQDVSSHDGGAYTGEISAAMLAKLGCSYVVVGHSERREYHQESDQLVNEKAGKALAAGMTPIVCVGEGLEVRQAGEHVAYTLGQLDGSLAGFSAEQVAGLVIAYEPVWAIGTGEVATPEDAQEVCAAIRGRLAETWGADVADQTRILYGGSVKASNVAAIMAKPDVDGALVGGASLVAEEFAGIVRFYDMPDLAGS from the coding sequence ATGACGCGTACGCCGTTGATGGCGGGCAACTGGAAGTCCAACCTGAACCATCAGGAGGCGGTGGTCCTCGTCCAGAAGCTGGCGTGGACCCTGTCGGACAAGAAGCACGACTACGCCAAGAGCGAGGTCGTCGTCATCCCGCCGTTCACCGACCTGCGCAGCGTCCAGACGCTGATCGACGGCGACAAGCTGCCGATCGGCTACGGCGCCCAGGACGTCTCGTCGCACGACGGCGGGGCGTACACCGGCGAGATCTCGGCGGCGATGCTGGCGAAGCTGGGTTGCTCGTACGTCGTCGTCGGCCACTCCGAGCGCCGTGAGTACCACCAGGAGTCCGACCAGCTCGTCAACGAGAAGGCCGGCAAGGCGCTCGCTGCGGGCATGACCCCGATCGTCTGCGTCGGCGAGGGCCTCGAGGTCCGTCAGGCCGGCGAGCACGTCGCGTACACGCTGGGTCAGCTCGACGGCTCGCTGGCCGGTTTCTCGGCCGAGCAGGTCGCCGGACTGGTCATCGCGTACGAGCCCGTGTGGGCCATCGGCACCGGCGAGGTCGCCACTCCGGAGGACGCTCAGGAGGTGTGCGCGGCCATCCGCGGACGCCTGGCGGAGACCTGGGGTGCGGACGTGGCCGACCAGACACGTATTCTGTACGGCGGATCGGTCAAGGCGTCGAACGTGGCGGCTATCATGGCTAAGCCCGACGTCGACGGTGCACTCGTCGGCGGGGCCAGTCTGGTCGCGGAGGAGTTCGCCGGGATCGTTCGGTTCTACGACATGCCCGACCTCGCGGGGTCCTGA
- the rapZ gene encoding RNase adapter RapZ, producing MTKLTEFVLVTGMTGAGRSTAAKALEKLGYYVVDNLPPGMLEELVASVDAAEDIDRLAVVVDSRSRTFFFGLVDAIETVLDLGINVRTLYLEAADEVLVRRQEAARRPHPLSRQGRLMDGFVRERELLRTIRGRADLVIDTSRLNVHQLAHRVRQAFEVEDERGLHITIVSFGFKYGIPIDADMVADMRFLPNPYWIEELRPLSGQDDAVREYVYVQDRAQDFLDRYVELLSIITNGFLREDKLFLTVGVGCTGGRHRSVAMAEALDERLRKEGVRTLVVHRDLGRE from the coding sequence ATGACCAAGCTGACCGAGTTCGTCCTCGTCACCGGGATGACCGGCGCGGGCCGCAGCACCGCGGCCAAGGCGCTCGAGAAGCTCGGCTACTACGTGGTCGACAACCTGCCGCCCGGCATGCTCGAGGAGCTCGTGGCCTCGGTCGACGCGGCCGAGGACATCGACCGCCTCGCCGTGGTCGTCGACTCGAGGTCGCGCACGTTCTTCTTCGGCCTCGTCGATGCGATCGAGACCGTGCTGGACCTGGGCATCAACGTCCGCACGCTCTACCTCGAGGCCGCCGACGAGGTGCTGGTCCGGCGCCAGGAGGCGGCGCGCCGTCCCCACCCGCTCAGCCGTCAGGGCCGCCTCATGGACGGGTTCGTCCGCGAGCGCGAGCTCCTGCGCACCATCCGCGGTCGCGCCGACCTCGTGATCGACACGAGCCGGCTCAACGTCCACCAGCTGGCGCACCGCGTCCGGCAGGCCTTCGAGGTCGAGGACGAGCGCGGCCTGCACATCACGATCGTGTCCTTCGGCTTCAAGTACGGGATCCCGATCGACGCCGACATGGTCGCGGACATGCGCTTCCTGCCGAACCCGTACTGGATCGAGGAGCTGCGCCCCCTCAGCGGCCAGGACGACGCGGTGCGCGAGTACGTGTACGTCCAGGACCGCGCCCAGGACTTCCTCGACCGCTACGTCGAGCTGTTGTCGATCATCACGAACGGCTTCCTGCGCGAGGACAAGCTGTTCCTCACCGTCGGCGTCGGCTGCACGGGCGGTCGCCACCGCAGCGTCGCCATGGCCGAGGCGCTCGACGAGCGCCTGCGCAAGGAGGGCGTCCGCACCCTCGTCGTCCACCGCGACCTGGGCCGCGAATGA
- the whiA gene encoding DNA-binding protein WhiA yields the protein MAMTAQVKAEVARIPVTKACCRKAEVSTTLRFSGGLHIVSGRIVIEAELDTAAAARRLRQEIADVYGHDSEIIVQQGAGVRKTTLYVVRIARGGELLARQTGLVDGGGRPVRGLPPQVVSGPSCDAVAAWRGAFLARGSLTEPGRSSALEIGCPGPEAALAMVGAARRIGVSAKAREVRGGDRVVIRDGEAIGALLTRLGAHETLLAWEERRMRREVRATANRLANFDDANQRRSARAAVAAGARAQRALDILGEDVPDHLRMAGDLRVQHREASLEELGQLHDPPLTKDAIAGRIRRLLAMADKRAHDLGIADTEAGLHPDQLADG from the coding sequence ATGGCGATGACGGCACAGGTCAAGGCGGAAGTGGCCCGGATCCCGGTGACGAAGGCGTGCTGCCGCAAGGCCGAGGTGTCGACCACGCTGAGGTTCTCCGGCGGCCTGCACATCGTCTCGGGTCGGATCGTGATCGAGGCCGAGCTCGACACCGCCGCCGCCGCCCGTCGCCTCCGCCAGGAGATCGCCGACGTCTACGGGCACGACAGCGAGATCATCGTCCAGCAGGGCGCCGGCGTTCGGAAGACGACGCTGTACGTGGTCCGCATCGCCCGCGGCGGAGAGCTCCTCGCGCGCCAGACCGGTCTCGTCGACGGTGGCGGACGTCCCGTCCGTGGCCTGCCGCCCCAGGTCGTCTCCGGCCCGTCCTGTGACGCCGTGGCCGCCTGGCGCGGCGCCTTCCTGGCCCGCGGCTCGCTGACCGAGCCGGGCCGTTCCTCCGCGCTGGAGATCGGCTGCCCCGGTCCCGAGGCTGCACTCGCGATGGTGGGCGCCGCCCGCCGGATCGGCGTCTCGGCCAAGGCCCGCGAGGTCCGTGGCGGCGACCGGGTCGTGATCCGCGACGGTGAGGCCATCGGCGCGCTGCTGACCCGCCTGGGCGCCCACGAGACGCTGCTCGCGTGGGAGGAGCGTCGCATGCGCCGCGAGGTCCGGGCGACCGCGAACCGGCTCGCGAACTTCGACGACGCCAACCAGCGCCGTTCCGCCCGTGCCGCCGTCGCCGCGGGCGCTCGCGCCCAGCGCGCGCTGGACATCCTCGGCGAGGACGTTCCGGACCACCTGCGGATGGCGGGCGACCTGCGCGTCCAGCACCGCGAGGCCAGCCTCGAGGAGCTCGGTCAGCTGCACGATCCGCCGCTGACCAAGGACGCGATCGCGGGCCGGATCCGGCGGCTGCTGGCGATGGCCGACAAGCGGGCCCACGATCTGGGCATCGCCGACACCGAGGCCGGTCTGCACCCGGACCAGCTCGCGGACGGCTGA
- the pgl gene encoding 6-phosphogluconolactonase yields MTIRIFDSGDDLALAVSRQLAARVQSIQLAGRTPRLVLTGGSIATKIYGRLSAESGARWSAAHYWWGDERFVPEGHEDRNDRQAREGFLDRLAVPDDHIHAMPAHGCELSMADAADAYAEELPEEAFDVVLLGVGPDAHIASLFPGHPQVHERERLAVEVLDSPKPPPQRITLTYPALNHTRATWFVVSGADKAEAVAKAMSGVSIDEAPAAGARGIEETVWFLDSAAAAKLPR; encoded by the coding sequence ATGACCATTCGCATCTTCGACAGCGGTGACGACCTCGCCCTGGCCGTCTCGCGGCAGCTGGCCGCCCGGGTGCAGTCGATCCAGCTCGCCGGGCGGACGCCGCGCCTGGTCCTGACGGGCGGCTCGATCGCGACGAAGATCTACGGCCGTCTCTCGGCCGAGAGCGGCGCCCGCTGGTCGGCAGCCCACTACTGGTGGGGCGACGAGCGCTTCGTCCCCGAGGGTCACGAGGATCGCAACGACCGCCAGGCTCGCGAGGGCTTCCTGGACCGGCTCGCCGTTCCCGACGACCACATCCACGCCATGCCGGCGCACGGCTGTGAGCTCTCGATGGCCGACGCTGCGGACGCCTATGCCGAGGAGCTTCCCGAGGAGGCGTTCGACGTCGTCCTGCTCGGCGTGGGCCCGGACGCCCACATCGCCTCGCTCTTCCCGGGGCACCCGCAGGTGCACGAGCGGGAGCGGCTGGCGGTCGAGGTCCTGGACTCCCCCAAGCCCCCGCCGCAGCGGATCACGCTGACCTATCCGGCCCTGAACCACACTCGGGCGACGTGGTTCGTCGTCTCCGGGGCGGACAAGGCCGAGGCCGTGGCGAAGGCCATGAGCGGCGTCTCGATCGACGAGGCACCCGCCGCCGGCGCCCGCGGGATCGAGGAGACCGTGTGGTTCCTGGACTCCGCGGCCGCGGCGAAGCTGCCGCGCTGA
- a CDS encoding phosphoglycerate kinase, whose product MKTIDDLGKLKGKRVLVRSDLNVPLDGTTITDDGRVRASVPTIQKLVDEGARVIVMAHLGRPKGQPDPQYSLAPVASRLSELLGETVRFASDTVGVDAQRTVEELQNGQVALLENVRFNPGETSKDDAERGAFADELAALGDVFVSDGFGVVHRKQASVYDIAKRLPSAVGGLVQAEVEVLKRLTESPERPYAVVLGGSKVSDKLGVIDHLLTKADTLVIGGGMVFTFLAAQGHGVGSSLLEEDQIPVAREYLSRAQELGVSIVLPTDVVVAPEFKADAPATTVTIDQIPDDQMGLDIGPESARAFADVIRGAKTVFWNGPMGVFEMAPFAAGTRTVAQALTEVDGLSVVGGGDSAAAVRQLGFSDDQFGHISTGGGASLEYLEGKTLPGLAVLEEKA is encoded by the coding sequence GTGAAGACGATCGACGACCTGGGGAAGCTCAAGGGCAAACGAGTCCTGGTCCGCAGTGACCTGAACGTGCCGCTCGACGGTACGACGATCACCGACGACGGTCGCGTCCGCGCGAGCGTCCCGACGATCCAGAAGCTGGTCGACGAGGGTGCGCGCGTCATCGTGATGGCGCACCTGGGCCGGCCCAAGGGCCAGCCGGACCCGCAGTACTCCCTGGCGCCGGTCGCCTCGCGACTGAGCGAGCTCCTCGGCGAGACCGTGCGCTTCGCGTCCGACACCGTGGGTGTCGACGCGCAGCGCACGGTCGAGGAGCTCCAGAACGGTCAGGTCGCCCTGCTCGAGAACGTCCGGTTCAACCCGGGTGAGACCAGCAAGGACGACGCCGAGCGCGGCGCGTTCGCCGACGAGCTCGCGGCGCTGGGCGACGTGTTCGTGTCCGACGGCTTCGGCGTCGTGCACCGCAAGCAGGCCAGCGTCTACGACATCGCCAAGCGACTGCCGTCCGCCGTCGGCGGGCTGGTCCAGGCCGAGGTCGAGGTGCTCAAGCGGCTCACGGAGTCGCCCGAGCGGCCGTACGCGGTCGTGCTGGGCGGCTCGAAGGTCTCCGACAAGCTCGGCGTCATCGACCACCTCCTGACGAAGGCGGACACGCTGGTCATCGGTGGCGGGATGGTCTTCACCTTCCTCGCGGCCCAGGGCCACGGCGTCGGCTCCTCGCTGCTGGAGGAGGACCAGATCCCGGTCGCCCGCGAGTACCTGTCGCGGGCCCAGGAGCTGGGCGTCTCGATCGTCCTGCCGACCGACGTCGTCGTGGCGCCGGAGTTCAAGGCCGACGCACCGGCCACGACCGTCACGATCGACCAGATCCCCGACGACCAGATGGGCCTGGACATCGGCCCGGAGTCCGCGCGGGCGTTCGCGGACGTGATCCGCGGTGCGAAGACGGTGTTCTGGAACGGCCCGATGGGCGTGTTCGAGATGGCGCCGTTCGCCGCCGGCACCCGCACCGTCGCGCAGGCGCTGACCGAGGTCGACGGCCTGTCGGTGGTCGGTGGTGGAGACTCCGCAGCCGCCGTGCGACAGCTGGGCTTCAGCGACGACCAGTTCGGTCACATCTCGACCGGTGGCGGCGCGAGCCTGGAGTACCTCGAGGGCAAGACGCTCCCGGGCTTGGCCGTTCTGGAGGAGAAGGCATGA
- the gap gene encoding type I glyceraldehyde-3-phosphate dehydrogenase, whose protein sequence is MTVRVGINGFGRIGRNFFRAARAAGADVEIVAVNDLTDNKTLATLLKYDSILGRLDADVNFDDTAIYVGDQKIVAFEDRDPANLDWASVGADIVVESTGFFTDATKAKAHIDGGAKKVIISAPAKNEDITIVMGVNDGLYDAGSHTIISNASCTTNCLAPMAKALNDGIGIERGLMTTIHAYTQDQNLQDAPHKDLRRARAAALNIVPTSTGAAKAVSLVLPELKGKLDGYALRVPVPTGSATDLTFTASRETSVEEINEIVRKAAEGSRFLKYNEDPIVSSDIVTDPHSCIFDAPLTKVIGDQVKVVGWYDNEWGYSNRLVDLTSLVGSSL, encoded by the coding sequence GTGACTGTTCGCGTAGGTATCAACGGATTCGGCCGCATCGGCCGTAACTTCTTCCGGGCGGCCCGCGCCGCCGGAGCCGACGTCGAGATCGTGGCCGTCAACGACCTGACCGACAACAAGACGCTGGCCACCCTGCTCAAGTACGACTCGATCCTGGGTCGACTGGACGCCGACGTGAACTTCGACGACACGGCGATCTACGTCGGAGACCAGAAGATCGTCGCTTTCGAGGACCGCGATCCCGCGAACCTCGACTGGGCCTCGGTCGGCGCCGACATCGTCGTCGAGTCCACGGGCTTCTTCACCGACGCCACGAAGGCGAAGGCGCACATCGACGGGGGTGCGAAGAAGGTCATCATCTCGGCCCCGGCCAAGAACGAGGACATCACGATCGTCATGGGCGTCAACGACGGCCTCTACGACGCGGGATCGCACACGATCATCTCCAACGCGTCGTGCACGACGAACTGCCTCGCCCCGATGGCCAAGGCCCTCAACGACGGCATCGGCATCGAGCGCGGTCTGATGACCACGATCCACGCCTACACGCAGGACCAGAACCTGCAGGACGCCCCGCACAAGGACCTGCGTCGCGCCCGCGCCGCCGCGCTCAACATCGTGCCGACGTCGACGGGTGCCGCCAAGGCCGTGTCCCTCGTCCTGCCCGAGCTCAAGGGCAAGCTCGACGGCTACGCGCTGCGCGTCCCGGTCCCGACCGGCTCGGCCACCGACCTGACGTTCACGGCCAGCCGTGAGACGTCGGTCGAGGAGATCAACGAGATCGTCCGCAAGGCCGCCGAGGGCTCGCGGTTCCTCAAGTACAACGAGGACCCGATCGTCTCGAGCGACATCGTCACCGATCCGCACTCGTGCATCTTCGACGCGCCGCTGACCAAGGTCATCGGCGACCAGGTCAAGGTCGTCGGCTGGTACGACAACGAGTGGGGCTACTCCAACCGCCTCGTCGACCTGACGTCCCTCGTCGGCTCCTCCCTCTGA
- a CDS encoding RNA polymerase-binding protein RbpA: protein MMAAGAIRGSRIGSGPMGEAERGEAAPRQFISYFCTNDHSITLQFAIEAEVPVEWDCPKCGMPASMDSDNRPDAPKTEPYKTHLAYVKERRSETEAADILKEALDTLRSKRKTGEIIF, encoded by the coding sequence CTGATGGCCGCCGGCGCGATTCGCGGCAGCCGCATCGGCTCTGGCCCCATGGGCGAGGCCGAGCGCGGCGAGGCGGCCCCCCGTCAGTTCATCTCGTACTTCTGCACCAACGACCACTCGATCACGCTGCAGTTCGCGATCGAGGCCGAGGTGCCCGTCGAGTGGGACTGCCCCAAGTGCGGCATGCCCGCCAGCATGGACTCGGACAACCGGCCGGATGCGCCGAAGACCGAGCCGTACAAGACGCACCTGGCCTACGTGAAGGAGCGCCGCTCCGAGACCGAGGCCGCCGACATCCTCAAGGAAGCCCTCGACACCTTGCGCAGCAAGCGCAAGACCGGCGAGATCATCTTCTGA
- the secG gene encoding preprotein translocase subunit SecG gives MVIAFSLLLALSSLLMIVLVLMHKGRGGGLSDMFGGGVSSSLSGSSVAERNLDRITVGTATVWVVCVFALGLLLKVSN, from the coding sequence GTGGTCATCGCGTTCTCCCTGCTGCTTGCCCTGAGCAGCCTGCTCATGATCGTCCTCGTGCTCATGCACAAGGGCCGAGGTGGCGGCCTCTCCGACATGTTCGGCGGCGGTGTGTCGAGCTCGCTCAGCGGCTCGTCCGTCGCCGAGCGCAACCTCGACCGCATCACGGTCGGCACCGCTACGGTGTGGGTCGTGTGCGTCTTCGCGCTCGGCCTGCTGCTGAAGGTGAGCAACTGA
- a CDS encoding gluconeogenesis factor YvcK family protein has product MSPERDAGPAVVALGGGHGLAATLSALRRVTHRLTGIVTVADNGGSSGRLRTEFGILPPGDLRMALAALCGDDDWGRAWAEILQHRFKGDGPLAGHPVGNLLLAALWDMEGDQVSGLDLVAELLGARGRVLPMANVPLDIEADVRFGSPDRIEVVRGQVEVATTSGRILAVRLDPANPPACPQAVSALETAEWVTIGPGSWFTSVMPTLLVPQLRHALLRTPAKRALILNLVGQPGETEHLTPAEHLEVLAAHAPDLHLDLVVADAHTTVDVPALERAARALGAELVTADVRSAAQPDQHDPQALAEVFASRFATGSPAQA; this is encoded by the coding sequence ATGAGCCCCGAGCGCGACGCCGGACCCGCGGTCGTCGCTCTCGGCGGGGGACACGGGCTGGCGGCGACGCTGTCGGCCCTGCGCCGGGTCACCCACCGCCTCACGGGCATCGTCACGGTCGCGGACAACGGCGGCTCGTCGGGCCGCCTGCGCACCGAGTTCGGCATCCTGCCGCCGGGCGACCTGCGCATGGCCCTCGCCGCGCTGTGCGGGGACGACGACTGGGGTCGGGCCTGGGCCGAGATCCTGCAGCACCGATTCAAGGGAGACGGACCGCTGGCCGGCCATCCCGTCGGCAACCTGCTGCTGGCGGCCCTGTGGGACATGGAGGGCGACCAGGTGTCGGGACTGGACCTCGTCGCCGAGCTGCTCGGCGCCCGAGGCCGCGTCCTGCCGATGGCCAACGTGCCGCTCGACATCGAGGCCGACGTCCGGTTCGGCTCGCCCGATCGGATCGAGGTCGTTCGCGGTCAGGTCGAGGTCGCGACCACCTCCGGCCGGATCCTGGCGGTGCGCCTCGACCCGGCGAATCCGCCGGCCTGCCCCCAGGCGGTCTCGGCGTTGGAGACCGCCGAGTGGGTGACGATCGGCCCGGGCTCGTGGTTCACCAGCGTGATGCCCACCCTGCTGGTGCCGCAGCTGCGCCACGCGCTGCTGCGGACCCCGGCCAAGCGCGCCCTGATCCTGAACCTGGTCGGGCAGCCGGGGGAGACCGAGCACCTGACCCCGGCGGAGCACCTGGAGGTGCTGGCCGCCCATGCGCCCGATCTGCACCTCGACCTCGTGGTGGCCGATGCGCACACCACGGTCGACGTGCCGGCGCTGGAGCGGGCGGCCCGCGCTCTCGGCGCCGAGCTCGTGACGGCCGACGTCCGGTCGGCTGCCCAGCCGGACCAGCACGATCCGCAGGCGCTGGCCGAGGTCTTTGCCTCCAGGTTCGCCACGGGCTCACCAGCACAGGCATAG
- the uvrC gene encoding excinuclease ABC subunit UvrC yields the protein MADPSTYRPRPGEIPTNPGVYRFRDEQGRVIYVGKAKSLRPRLSSYFQDVGNLHPRTHQMVTTAASVEWTVVNTEVEALALEYSWIKEYDPRFNVKYRDDKSYPWLAVTVGEEIPRVLVMRGAQRKGVRYFGPYGHAWAIRDTVDTLLRVFPMRSCSAGVFKRAKAAGRPCLLGDIGKCSAPCVGRVSPDEHREIVNDFLSFMGGQTAGFERGIEQRMRDAAAAQEYELAAKYRDDLMAMRRVLEKQSVVLGDGTDADVLGFVDDPLEVAVQIFNVRGGRIRGQRGWVADKGDDAGLPELVQSALMTLYSDVAPSAIPREVLVPELPADHDAVAELLTERRGGRVTLRVPRRGDKRALLETVEKNAKQSMARHKLKRSGDLTTRSRALEEIQVALELPSPPLRIECFDVSNLQGTEIVASMVVFEDGLPRKSEYRRFTVRHEGQSDVAAMHEVITRRFAHHLRALERQGETEPGIDPETGKPRRFAYAPSLVVVDGGPPQVEAARQAMEALGVTGVALCGLAKRLEEVWLPGEEDPVILPRTSEGLYLLQRVRDEAHRFAITHHRQRRSKSMVESLLDPVPGLGETRRRALMRHFGSLKKLREASVEEITVVPGIGPATAESIVAALHDGEAPAPAVNMATGEILED from the coding sequence GTGGCTGACCCGTCGACCTACCGTCCCCGGCCGGGCGAGATCCCGACGAATCCCGGCGTCTACCGGTTCCGCGACGAGCAGGGCCGGGTCATCTACGTGGGCAAGGCCAAGAGTCTGCGCCCGCGGCTGAGCTCGTACTTCCAGGACGTCGGCAACCTGCACCCGCGGACGCACCAGATGGTCACCACGGCGGCGTCGGTCGAGTGGACGGTCGTCAACACCGAGGTCGAGGCGCTGGCGCTGGAGTACTCCTGGATCAAGGAGTACGACCCGCGCTTCAACGTCAAGTACCGCGACGACAAGTCGTACCCCTGGCTGGCGGTGACGGTGGGGGAGGAGATCCCCCGCGTGCTGGTCATGCGCGGCGCCCAGCGCAAGGGCGTGCGCTACTTCGGCCCGTACGGTCACGCTTGGGCCATCCGCGACACCGTCGACACGCTGCTGCGCGTGTTCCCGATGCGCTCGTGCAGCGCGGGCGTGTTCAAGCGGGCCAAGGCCGCCGGACGTCCGTGCCTGCTCGGTGACATCGGCAAGTGCTCCGCGCCGTGCGTCGGGCGCGTCTCGCCCGACGAGCACCGCGAGATCGTCAACGACTTCCTGTCGTTCATGGGTGGGCAGACCGCCGGCTTCGAGCGGGGGATCGAGCAGCGCATGCGCGACGCGGCCGCCGCCCAGGAGTACGAGCTGGCGGCCAAGTACCGCGACGACCTGATGGCCATGCGCCGCGTCCTGGAGAAGCAGTCCGTCGTGCTCGGCGACGGCACCGACGCCGACGTGCTCGGCTTCGTCGACGACCCGCTCGAGGTCGCCGTCCAGATCTTCAACGTCCGCGGCGGCCGCATCCGCGGCCAGCGCGGCTGGGTGGCCGACAAGGGAGACGACGCCGGTCTGCCCGAGCTGGTCCAGAGCGCGCTGATGACGCTCTACTCCGACGTGGCGCCGTCGGCGATTCCCCGCGAGGTGCTCGTCCCCGAGCTGCCGGCCGACCACGACGCCGTCGCCGAGCTGCTCACCGAGCGCCGCGGCGGCAGGGTCACGCTGCGGGTGCCGCGCCGCGGCGACAAGCGGGCGCTGCTCGAGACCGTCGAGAAGAACGCCAAGCAGTCCATGGCGCGCCACAAGCTCAAGCGGTCCGGCGACCTCACGACCCGCAGCCGGGCGCTGGAGGAGATCCAGGTGGCGCTCGAGCTGCCGTCGCCGCCGCTGCGCATCGAGTGCTTCGACGTCTCGAACCTGCAGGGCACCGAGATCGTCGCGTCGATGGTCGTCTTCGAGGACGGCCTGCCGCGCAAGTCCGAGTACCGCCGGTTCACCGTCCGGCACGAGGGTCAGAGCGACGTCGCGGCGATGCACGAGGTCATCACGCGTCGGTTCGCGCATCACCTGCGCGCGCTCGAGCGTCAGGGCGAGACCGAGCCGGGGATCGATCCCGAGACCGGCAAGCCGCGCCGTTTCGCCTACGCGCCGTCCCTGGTCGTCGTCGACGGCGGCCCGCCGCAGGTCGAGGCCGCGCGTCAGGCGATGGAGGCGCTCGGCGTCACCGGCGTGGCACTGTGCGGCCTGGCCAAGCGTCTCGAGGAGGTCTGGCTGCCCGGTGAGGAGGACCCCGTGATCCTCCCGCGCACCAGCGAGGGCCTCTACCTGCTGCAGCGCGTGCGCGACGAGGCGCACCGCTTCGCCATCACCCACCACCGCCAGCGTCGCAGCAAGTCCATGGTCGAGAGCCTGCTCGATCCGGTGCCCGGGCTGGGTGAGACGCGGCGGCGTGCGCTCATGCGTCACTTCGGATCGCTGAAGAAACTTCGGGAAGCGAGTGTGGAGGAGATCACGGTCGTTCCCGGGATCGGTCCGGCTACGGCAGAATCCATCGTGGCGGCACTCCACGACGGGGAGGCGCCGGCTCCGGCGGTCAACATGGCCACCGGCGAGATCCTGGAGGACTGA